One Arachis hypogaea cultivar Tifrunner chromosome 18, arahy.Tifrunner.gnm2.J5K5, whole genome shotgun sequence genomic window, tgaaaaagacATTATGAAACTTGATGGGTATAGACAAAGTCGAGATAATGACGCAAATTTTTTGGTGCGGTTTCTGGGTGTAATGATCCGTAAAGCAACGCTGAAAATTGGAAAGGTCTTTGGTGCTGAAAATGTAGGATAAATTTAAAGAAGCAGGTTAAAACTTTAGAGAAAAAGCTATGGATACAAATTTTTGTCTAGTTTATCCAGTGATATGTCAGACATTTAATTAGTGTATTTAATAAGtaatagttaaaattttaaatatatttattctagaagggattagaatttattttatttatgttaaaatttttcttatttcttattatatataagtttagacttgtattattattattattattattattattattattattattattattattattattattattattattattattattattattattattatattatgaaaaaatgttagatattatatatttaaaaagtttgatttttgttattaatgttatatatataaatataattttaatttaataaaattgttcaatTAGAGATAATTAGCATAAATTAGTCACGTATGTGAAAAACAAAGTGAGTTAGTCACGAAAATAGTGTAATTAAATAacccaacgttagccacaaaaaAATTATGGCTGAAAAACTGTGGTTAATAACGCTAAAATCGTGACAAACTGAAAATGCAACTCCCGGTTAGCCACAAATATTCTTTCGTGGCCAATGTATAGTTGCTACGGTTATCTTAGAGTTTAGCAACGAGTTTTTTCGTGACTAAACTCTTTATTTCTTGTAGTGTTATCAAAGTAGaagaaaaataacttttaaaaaagaaAGCAACAATAAGACACCTATAACGAAGACAACaggaaaaaaacaataataaaagatgaACAATgttacataattaataaatattatatttttattagtatagttaatcaataataattgtattcatatttataaatattttatacaaaaaatatataatttatatttatatttactaaaattttatatacataaattaatatattttatatttatattttttaaaatttatacacataaattaataaaatttatttgttaaaaataatttaatatttatattaattaaataataataaaaaataataaaaattattggtCCCAAAATTTATCATAGGGCAGGCGGAGGGGAGGGGGGAAGAAATAAAAGAATGACACCCCTTCAATAAACAACCATACCGGCAATAAAAACTAAAAGAGGGTAATGAGAGAAACAAAATTAGGCAGCCAAATGTTTAGGGCCAGTTTGGTtaaccaacttaattaagttttttttgataaaataacttaaataataaatgactctattaatgtatttgaatttttaactctaaaagtacttattttatagaaatgtgataaaaagtagaagtattataagagaagtcattttttttaacttctctataaactcttaaatagcttcttagaaaattacaatttaattttaaaaattataccagacattaatactactactttttataaatcaaaagttaaaaaaagttacTTCTAAAGTTGGAAATGGCCCTTAATATCAAAACAACTACTTTCGATTGCAAAAGGAAATTCCCAAAGTTTACACAAAGTAGCTAGTTAAACATTTCACACACACACAACTTTTGTGTTACGTCATTGAAAGAGAATTCTATATTAAAATAGTCTACAGTGAaaaatccaatcaatttcaagGCCAGTGACCatcataatttttgttttcaaatgaTGAAACCGGGAGCATTATTGACCTTTATTGAGGATTGGGTATGAGAAAATGATGGATTGAAGCTAGTGTTGAGGAATGAACCACGTAAAAGAATATGGCAAAATGTATTGACGTGTAGCAGTTCTCTTAATAGGAAGTCATTGAATTGCTTGTGTGTAAGATATATCAATGTAAGTATTTGACTTATCAATTCAGTATTTAATGAAATAAATTAATCATtagaaattgaaatagaaatcttttgaaattatttagagatcaaaatcaaaaagaaatttttttagagAAACTAAAACCaaaactctaataataataattaatatcaaTTACTTATTATTGAAACATGAACAGGACATAtcctatataattttattaatttagagtaaaattatgaaacattttacattttaaatataagaaagtgtaggaattatttttttttttatatccactttcaaccttttttttttctttttactcttaaaataattttttaattaactttttcTTATACTCACACTTATTAAGATACGACTTCAATTCTAAATACATATTATCCATTTCTATAGTTTCCAGCAAAACTATCCTTAGCTTTGGATATTCTATTTTACTttcgaatattttttttgttttatgttttatagtatgtaatttcaaatatttatttaaatgttaatataagttaaaaataaaatttaaaaaacttgaTTGTTATTGATTGCTGTATAGTTACTTTTCTAAttggactatatatatatatatgactactTAGCAACTGCAATTAAATATacattgaatatttttatttctaacaaaagataaaatatacaataaaaatataaatttaatttttgacaTATTTTATTTCACATGTCTCTATTAAAATTAAGCTCTAAAAATATATTAGTACATAGGCTTTGTCTTTAAGACTGCGTTTGGTTATAAAAACAAGATAAGACAAGATACTGCAAATAAGATACAAAAAATAGAGACACAAAAATtaatgttcttatattttgtttgatatataataaactaaaataaattataaaaatttaattgattctcatatttttcattcaaaaaatttgagaaaaaaaatataataataaaaaataaattatatcttttattagTATTTCTGTAtctttcattaatatttttatttatattttatctgtcaaatataattttatgtcaaTAGTCTCTTTTTTAATGGCTTGTAAATAGACGCAGACCAATAGactaaagtaaataattaaatattatgatttgattcctcaaatttgtatgaattaattttgatatttataaaaaaaatgcattttTTGTGGTTaggattaattttaattaattaatggtggtcctattttttgtttaaataattatagTTTACTAATGCTTATTTTATCATTACTTACCATATTTAgttgataaaatttaaataatctcCCTCCACCTCCCTAGTGTATCTTGGCCAAAATCTTCTAAATTGCACTATTACATATAGTCCATTaagattatttaaataataaagaacTTGCCTAATACGTATATTTATTTCTTTCCTGTTAGTTGAAGCGGGAAAGTGAAACAAGTTTTTTGGCCGCATATGAAGAAACATTATCTTTACAATGCACCAAGCTTCAACCAAGTAGCTTTACATTTCTTCTTCATTCGAGTGTATTAGTTATATAAGTATTCAGATTTCAAAGATCTACTATTTTTCGCCGTCTCCTACGGTGTCGTTTAATTTACTTAGCCCTAATTAAAGAAACCATGCATCGTTCCGTCAAAGTCGCTGTTATCGGAGCTGGTGTTTCAGGCCTCGTGGCGGCACGTGAACTTCTACGCGAACGACACGACGTCGTCGTTTATGATCAAAACGACAGCGTAGGAGGAAACTGGATCTACGATCCGAGAACCGAATCCGACCCCCTCAGCCTCGATCCGAACCGAGAAACTGTCCACAGCAGCCTCCACGTGTCCCTACGCACCAACCTTCCAAGGGCACTAATGAGTTTCACCGATTACCCGTTTGTAAGAACCGAGTCCGACCCGAGAACTTTCCCGCGTCGCGACGAAGTGCTTCGGTTTTTAAACCGGTTCGCTGATGAGTTTGGTGTTCGAGAGGTGACCCGGTTGAAGACGAGAGTGAGTCGAGTGGAACGAGTGAAGGACGAGTGGGTTGTTGAGTCGATGACTCGGGGATCCGAATCGGTGAGTAGGGAGGTGTTTGAAGCGGTTGTGGTCTGTTCGGGACATAACTCGGTGCCGAGGGTTGCTGAGATTGATGGTATTGAGAATTGGAGAGGCTACCAAATGCATAGCCATAACTACCGTGCACCTGGACGTTTTCAAGACCAGGTACGTACCTTCATGCTTAAAACGTGtcgtttcttttcttctttttaggagccaaaaagatttatattattttttaatttaatttctttaatataAGTTAAATATGGTTAAAACTTATCAAATCATCTAACTCAAAGTTATCAACTTCACCCCAAaagaattataattcaaatgacataatttttttacattCACCTAAGAGATCGCGAGTTTGAACCTTTCTATATTCggtaaaaaaaaagttatcaaCTTCACAACAATTACATGTGAATTTTTActgataattataaattttttaatttaaattttttagtataaattaaatatagatttttttatttttttgatttaaatatattgaaaaaatCAAGATTTTAAATACTGTTAGAACATTTTTAAAGTAAATTCTTATTTAATACttttcataaattttatttttgaaagtaaaagagctcaaCACATTAGAGTGGAGCAAACAGtatcaaataaaacaaaaagacagGCAACTCCCACAAACTCCTTTAACAGAGAACCAACATCCCTACgtcatctccggcatagccatcaacaaccctAGGAATGCACACCTCTCCACTCGTCGCAGCTAAGGATGGTCAATGTGATGATATCTTCTATGCCTTTCTTTTGGTTCTGAAATATCCTCCTATTTCGCCCCATCCAAATATGCCAAATGATCGCACCGAAACACCTTAATCGCTGCTTTCGATCTTCTTTCCTTCGCGGCTCATCTGTCCAAGTCAGGAAGTGGTCCTTCATTAACCCCGGGACAACCCATAGTCAGCCAGCCATAGATAACCATGCACTCCACACCTGCTAAGCAAAATCACAGCTAAGAAACAAGTGATGGACTTGTTCAACGTCCATATTACATAAAACACAGCTCTTATCATCCTGGCTAATAATTCCGATCCGACTTAGCCGTTCTTTGGTGTTCACTCTGCCTACCAGGACGAACCAAGCAAACAGCTCCACCCTTGGTGGAACCAAACCTTTCCAGATGGTCTTTGTGAAGCTGTAACTGGTTACCTCCTCCGATAGCATTCCTTCTTGTAGCACCTGCACAAAATAATTAGTCGAAAAAATACCAAGTTTATCATATTTTCACACAACTCTATCCTCCCTATTATTCACTAGCCTCACAGGTCTCAAAGCCTCACGTAACTGACTCAGAAGGTCTAACTCCCATTGAAAGAGCTTCCTCCTCCATTGGAAATTCTAAACCCACTAtagcccatcccaaaacccacattCCCTAATCACCGCCCCAcattggtttgaaacagagaagagtctAGAGAACCGATCTTTCAAGGAACCACACTACAACCAAATATCCTCCCAAAACCGGGTCTTTCGTCCGTCCCCAATCTCCATTGCCAGACCTGTTATCATCTTATCCCGCAGATGTTGCTCCTGAAATTCTATATGGCAAACATCCTTCCATGAGCCTCCTCTAGTAGGCAGCACTTGAGAAGCCAGTAACTCATTCGGCCTCAAGTTATTACAGGAGCATACCACCTTCTTCCATAATGGGCACTCTTCCTTAGCAaaacgccaccaccacttaaacaacagTGATGAGTTCCGAATCATAGCATCCCCTTCTCCCAGCCCACCGAATTTCTTTGGCGCTTGTACCAACTCCCAGTTCACCAACGCCATTCCCTGTCtcccatcctccttactccacaGAAATCTTCTCTGTAGGGAAATTAGCTTCTTAGCAATTGTCTTCGGCATCTTGTATAAGCTCAGATAATACACTGGCAAACTATTCAAGACTGATTTTATTAGCACCAGCTTACCCGCTTTATTTAGCACCTTAGCTTTCCAAAGGCTTAGTTTCTCTTCCACCTTATCGATTATCGGCTTCCAAATCTTAACCAACCTCGGATTAGCTCCTAAAGGGACTCCGAGGTATTTAACAGGGAGCGTACCTTCCTTGCAACCCCACAAACTACACATACGATGCACCCACTGCTCGTCACAGTTGATTGGAATCAAGTTGGACTTATCGAAGTTGATACTGAGCCCTGACATCAACTCAAACCATCACAGCAACCGCTTGTAATTCTGCATAGTCTCATCTTCTGGTGGGCAGAACAGAATGGTATCATCGGCAACTGAAGGTGTGAAAGCTCCACACTGTCTCGACCAACCAGCAAAAGGAGAAATATGGCCGTTCCTGACCGCCTCACCAATCATCCTATGCAGTACATCGACAACCAGCACAAACAAGAAAGGAGAAAGCGGGTCTCCTTGTCTCAAGCACCTTtccattttaaatggtttagacGGCGATCCATTAATCAAAACCGACATCGAAGCTGTGGTCACACACTCCATAACCCAAGCCCTCCACCTACGCCCAAACCCCATCTTCTCCAGCACAATATCCACAAAACTCCACTTGACTCTGTCATATGCCTTTTGGAAGTCTAACTTTATTATGGCTGCCTCCTCCTTTCTCCTTTTAAGCCAGTGCACCGTTTCACATGCTATGAGAGCCCCATCATGAATTTTTCTACCCTGCACAAAGGCACTCTGAGTCTCTCCTACTAGCACAGGCATCACTGCTCTCATCCTCCTAACAAGCACTTTCGAAATGACCTTATATACACACTCAACCATACTGATAGGTCTGAGGTCTTTAATTTCCTTCGCACCAGTGAACTTAGGAGCCAGCGCCACCCACGTAATATTGAAATCCACGGGTAGCTTGGATGTCTGAAAGAACCCCATAACAGCTCCCGTAAATTCCGCCCCAACCTCCTCCCAGCACCGCTTAATGAAATTTATGTTGAACCCATCACACCTTGGCGCCTTCGAAGACTCACAATCCCACACTGCCTGCCTGATTTCCTCAGCTGATGGCATCGCCTCCAGGAACACAGACTCTTCCTCAGCTCTCTTAGCCACCAGACCATCCCTGAATCCCAGCAATGGAGAACTCTCCTGATGATACAGATCTTTATAAAACTCTCTTATAGCTATTTTTATTCTAGCTTGGTTCTTAACCAGTCTTCCATTGACTACCAAAGCATCAATCCGATTATTCCGCCTTCTTGCCGATGCTATATTGTGGAAGTATCTTGTGTTTCTATCCATTTCCTTTGCTTGCCGAGATCGAGACATTTGCTTCCAGTGAATTTCTTTCCTCACATATCATCTCTCACAGCAGGTAACTAACGCCTTCCTTCTAGCCTCCGTAGTTGCATCATACACTCCAGTACTTACCAAGTCATCAAtcttttttatctcttcctcaaacttcaAGATCTTCTTGTCCATCTCACCAAAGTTGTTCTTGTGCCAATTTCTCAAAGGACCCGCTAGCGCCTTCAATTTATATGTGAATCGCAGCTCCCCTAGACCCCTTGATTCCTCCTTGACCATCCGGAGAAAGCCGTCATGTGTGAACCACGCATCAAGGCTTCGAAAAGGCCTAGGGCCTCCCTTCATCCGCTGCTCTTCCACAATAATAGGGCAGTGATCTGACAAGCCCCTTGGACCCCTCTTAACCGAATCTCAGGAAACTCTTCTAACCATTCCACACTCACCAAAGCTCTGTCTAGTCGACTGCAAGAACGACCTCGAAACCACGTGAACTTGCGATCTGTAAGCGGCAAGTCCACTAGGTGCATATCCTGAATCCATGACTTGAAGTCCTCCGCTGACACAAGTAAGTTAACAGTCCCTCTCCGTTCTTCGGCATTCACTATCTCATTAAAATCCCCATAAAGCAGCAAGAAACTTGACATAACCCACCAATGTAACTCAGCTCCTCCCACACCTGTCTCTTCTCTTCTCTACTATGTACACCATAAATCAAGAAAAAAGCACAGTTGAAACTATTCTTTAGCAAAACACCTTCAACACATAACCACCTTTCCCTCTTATAGCAGTTATTCATATTAAAATACGTGTCATCCCAAATCATCAAAAGCCCCCCGGATGCACCGTCCGACCCTACATATTCCCACCCTGCCCCAGTACACCCCCCAAATCCTTTCCACATCAAACCTTGTCACaatctgtctcttagtctcaatCAAGCCTACCAATCTCAGGttatgtttatattttaaattcttcACCATTCTCATCTTCGCACCATCACGtaaccccctaacattccaagaaCAGAAAGTCATTTAGAACTAATTTTACACACCTGACTTTTAATTTTAGGTCTGCATCGCCGCAGCTTCGCCTTCTGTTTCGCCAATTTCCTTTTTTGTGTTATTTCTTCATTTTGAGCCTGAAGAATTGCCATGATGTCATCTTCCTCATTGCACAACACCGTCCCTGATTCCAAAGCCAGCTCCAAGGTCTTTTTATTTTCCAACAATTGTTCCTCCAAGCACTGGGTATCCGTATCCCCCTGTTCACTCCGATTTCCGTCTGCGTCCCTTACCCTGGCATCCCCATCAGCCATGCTCACCTCTCCCTCTTCCACAGCAGCGTGGTCGTCTCCATCCTCCTCGGCTTCCACCATCCTCAACGCAGCTTCAAGACCCTCCTTCTCAACCGGATCGTTGGGTGTAGGTGTGGCTTCGTCAATCTCAAGACCAGCCACCCCGTCATGGCCTGCACGAACTCTGCCTCCGATTCGTGCCCAGTCATCATCATCGTGGCCCAGCCTTCTCCCTGGATCTGAGGCCAGCCGTCTCTCTTCGCTAGTCACCTCGAAGCTGGTGTCTCGCTCCCCCTAAAGGCAACGCACGGTGTCAGCGAAGGAACCCTGCTACGCGTTTAGGAGCGCCTTGGAGGGTTGCCTAGCGCGCTTCTCCTGACCCGGTTCGAGCCCAACGGCTGAGGGGATGAGGCCCAAACCGGTAGAGCCTTCTTTCTTTCCCACAAAGCTGTGTCTGGCCCAATGCTTAGTGCAGccccctttttttgttttttcctttccCATAGGGCTGTGTCTGGCCCAATGCTTAGTGCagcccctttttttatttttttcttgtgatTAGATGAGATCCCTTTTAGCCCATAATGCAACGTACCAAAATCACCAGTCACGGTTCTATCTGAATCTGCTTCGTAACTGATACGGTTTTCACAGTCAAAATTAGTAAGCTCTTGAATGTCGCAGCTAATTGGAGACGTTACTAATTTTCTGCGATTCTGATTTTCACTGCCCTTAATCCACTCATTTAAAATATCAGCAGAAATTACTAATCTGCCCTCCTCGTCTGCCCCTCCACGGTTCATCGCCATTTGCGAAACTTCATCTTGCTCGACTCCCTTTGATGAATTTTGCCACCTTTTTTGCCACTTATCTCCCTCGGTACTCGTACTTGCTATGCTACGATTCAAAATCCCATCGGTTTTGAACCCACTATCCAAAAAACACTCACTGCTCTGCATTCCCCCCATTCCATGCCCATTCTCTTTCACCAAAACGTCAAATCCCCCGGATCCAACAGAGACATGGATCCTCTACTGAATCACTTCCATAACACCCGTATCAACCAATACACAACCTACAGTGAAGGAACTGCACAATTCTATCTCTTTTGCACAGCCTACTACTGCTCCCCATTGACCTCCTATCAACTTAAAAGTGTCGACTGACCATGCATACAACGGGACTCCGTAACACTCGAGCCACACCCTTCTAGTATCACTATGCTCCGAATCGTTCCACCTTCTCACCTTGTGAAAATTTTGCAGGAGATAATTCAACCCAAAGATGTAAGCTTCGTCTGCATTCAGAACACTATCAAAGGTCAAGAGAACTTTAAAAGCTCCCATTTCCCGAACTTGGACGACAGAAGGCATATTCTTAGCTATTATATCCCTCAAGGAGTTAAAATCAATCGGCTTCGTCGTAATCCCTACAAAGCTTCTCTATAACCATCTAATATTTTCTGGCACCACGGCAGCTTCTAGCATCTTAGTCTCGTCAGTCCCATAGCGGGGTTTTACGATTTCCTTCGTCCGTCCCTCTTTCTCAATTAGCAAGGAGTCTTCATCGCATATGATCCGATGTGGTTGTTGTGCCGATGGGTCTGGTGCACAATCTTCCCGTCGTCCCTTGTCACCATTCGTTGGTTTCGACATTCTTCTGTACTTCATCTCGCCTACAAAGATAATCTTACTTCTCAGCCTCAGGCAATTCATTTCCGCTATAGCTTTCAACGCCCCTCCTTTTGTCATGTACTGGATGAAGGCAAACATGTAAATGTCTCCGTTCTTCCATTTTCGGGACAGGTAAATATCATTGATGCGCCCAGTTCAGTTGAACAACTGAAATAACTCTCTTTTTGATATATCTTCTGGGAGATTATCCACAAAGATGGAGAAAGATTCAGATTCCAGTCGTCGAtactcttctctgtttcaaaccctGGAATCCTTACCACGATCCTTAGACCTACCCCTCACCATGTTCCCCATGCTCTCGCTCTATTTAAAGTAAATTCTTATTTAATACTGTTCAGAGAATATAATTACATACTGAAAATTGAAAAAGCCTCTTATTTGTGATACTAGCATGAAATTGAAGCAGCAAATTAAAATAGTACAATATTTGCATTATAGGTGTTTGACTATTATTGTGAATCGTGAAGCAAAATTTGCTTCATAAGATACACGTATTTTGAGATTTAAACTAAACtgaattaaaaattacaataatattcgattaatatttttatagaatatacgttaaaatataaaatatatattaaaaataaattaaacaacatatatttatatacaaatatataataattgatttaatagttattttttttgtgCATATACACAAAATACACAAATACATTTTGAATAGTGTGTACTGCAAAAGCATTATTATGAGGGGAATGCTATCCTACCCTCTCTAAAGTAATATGTAAGTTACCTTATCTGATATGTCACATTTTAATTGAGTGTTTATTTTAACCTGAGTTACCTTTTGTACTCTTTCGTCGTTGCGCCTCCCAAGCATCACTGTCTCATTGGTGTTTCGTTTTCTCTTCCCAAATCATTCtttactccaactctctctaatTGCATTTACTCCTCCACACTCCTTCGTCGTCGTCATTACACCTCCCAAGCATCACCGTCTCATTGGGtgtcttattttctctttccaaATCATTATTCTAGAAAaggtactccaactctctctaatTACGTTTACTACTCCCCATTGTACTCCTTCATCGTCGTCGTTACGCCGTCTCATTGGGGGTCTTGTTTTCTCTTCCCTTCCCAAATCATTCTTCGAAAAAaggtactccaactctctcttatTGGGTTTACTCCTCCCCACTCATTTGTCGTCGTCGTTGTGCTTCTTAAGTATTACTGTCTTATTGGgtgttctattttcttcttctgtcAGGCCGTCACCGTCTTCGTTTTCAAAGATATTATTAACTcgcataaaattaaaataactctAGTTAAAATAAACACCCAATTAAAATATGACACATAACTTATATATTACTTTAGAGAGAGTAAGACAGCATTCACCTTATTATGAAATGCGTTAAAATGATGAAAGCCTATCAATTTGTCATGAAATTCATTCATAATCCTTACTTAATATGCAGATTGTGGTTATAGTTGGTTATGGAGCTAGTGCTTTTGATATCGCGGTAGATATTTTACCATTGGCAAAGGAGGTTCACGTAGCAACCAAAGATAATCGATTCGGCGTCATACTCAATGATGTAAGATACCATAGTATGGTACGTATCCACTTACGCCAATATTTCGATCCGTTTAACCCTATCTATTTAAAGgtggaaattcaggtgcagtcgactttacgtgaagttgatagctgaaagctattagataaaaatttagtcaaatcagtcaaatcatctaacgtcTCTTAACTTCACGTGAGTCGACGTACCTAAGTTttcatcttatttaaatttataaatttaaattaatagattaattatatattaagtaTATACAAGCATTTGAAATaaaagtttgatttatttaaaagaaattttttagaTTAACTAGACCGatctgtttattttttattttttgtttaaataagtaattttaattgaaaaaataaagaaaataaattttagacTAAAATATCAACTTTAAGTAATTCTTTTTTGTCCTTTTAATAGAGTATGTTCAAACTTCAAAGCTCATTGATGAATGAcgataataaaaaattgatcttAATTCTTAAAATTTCTTGGTTTTCTATTTTACGCATATTAATgatgaattattattttatttcgatCTTATTGTGTTATTTGTTTCAGTAAGTATCTCATTTTGGTACTTCTAAGTTTTATCGTATTTGCAGATAAAATGTGTGAATAAAGATGGCTCGATTTCCTTTCAAGATGGATCATCAATTTTTGCAAATACCATAATCTACTGTACTGGGTATAATCAGAAAGGCCTCgcccatttttatatttttcaggataaaattttttattatcaccTTTTCTATTTCCAAACTTTATTACCAGATTgttgtcattttttttaaaaatattcattcATATATCATcgttttaatgtattttttattgtttttttctaCACAGAGAAATTACAGAAGGAAATGCCTgcattgcaataataataataacaacaacaataacaataataacagtaagaacaacaataaaaacaataacaacaacaataacaacactaataataataacaataataagacaataataacaacaacaacatcaataaaaacaataagaacaacaacaataacaacaaagaacaataataataacaataacaacaacaaaaaaaacaataataatacttatttaacattcattaattgttgcgacaattaattaatgctaaataagataagttcTGGCTATTTTTTTTGTATACCTAGCATTACCCATAATAATGTCACCGTGTTAATAGTaacatatttataaataatatgagGATATTGACAATTtgatagtaaaatttttttataatatcaattaaaaattttagcttatctttcaattttattaatatatttattttaaaaaatattatattcaagctaaaaattaattatccaattagccattatatatttatttatatatttatggttgtttaatttatttttgtatatattttatattttaatatgtactatttataaataattgatttcataattaatttatatatatatatatatatagcataattGATTTATTTATATACGTATCTGCATCTATCTATCAAATTGGATAATATCAATTGAAAATTTTAGTTTATCTTTCAACTGTATGTATTTATTTACGTCTGTGCATATATCTTTCCTATATTT contains:
- the LOC112773277 gene encoding flavin-containing monooxygenase FMO GS-OX5 isoform X1 yields the protein MHRSVKVAVIGAGVSGLVAARELLRERHDVVVYDQNDSVGGNWIYDPRTESDPLSLDPNRETVHSSLHVSLRTNLPRALMSFTDYPFVRTESDPRTFPRRDEVLRFLNRFADEFGVREVTRLKTRVSRVERVKDEWVVESMTRGSESVSREVFEAVVVCSGHNSVPRVAEIDGIENWRGYQMHSHNYRAPGRFQDQIVVIVGYGASAFDIAVDILPLAKEVHVATKDNRFGVILNDVRYHSMIKCVNKDGSISFQDGSSIFANTIIYCTGYKYHFPFLDINGIVTVEDKCVGPLYKHIFAPALAPSLSFIGIVTKEPIFLMAELQSKWMARVLSGKILLPTEDMMMKSIEDIYHEMEENGLPKTCSLSLRPLQAEYKHWLATQIGLPPLGEWREKLLSEIFKKLGELPLTYRDQWDDTYWDSIIQF
- the LOC112773277 gene encoding flavin-containing monooxygenase FMO GS-OX5 isoform X2, yielding MHRSVKVAVIGAGVSGLVAARELLRERHDVVVYDQNDSVGGNWIYDPRTESDPLSLDPNRETVHSSLHVSLRTNLPRALMSFTDYPFVRTESDPRTFPRRDEVLRFLNRFADEFGVREVTRLKTRVSRVERVKDEWVVESMTRGSESVSREVFEAVVVCSGHNSVPRVAEIDGIENWRGYQMHSHNYRAPGRFQDQIVVIVGYGASAFDIAVDILPLAKEVHVATKDNRFGVILNDIKCVNKDGSISFQDGSSIFANTIIYCTGYKYHFPFLDINGIVTVEDKCVGPLYKHIFAPALAPSLSFIGIVTKEPIFLMAELQSKWMARVLSGKILLPTEDMMMKSIEDIYHEMEENGLPKTCSLSLRPLQAEYKHWLATQIGLPPLGEWREKLLSEIFKKLGELPLTYRDQWDDTYWDSIIQF
- the LOC112773277 gene encoding flavin-containing monooxygenase FMO GS-OX5 isoform X3, whose translation is MHRSVKVAVIGAGVSGLVAARELLRERHDVVVYDQNDSVGGNWIYDPRTESDPLSLDPNRETVHSSLHVSLRTNLPRALMSFTDYPFVRTESDPRTFPRRDEVLRFLNRFADEFGVREVTRLKTRVSRVERVKDEWVVESMTRGSESVSREVFEAVVVCSGHNSVPRVAEIDGIENWRGYQMHSHNYRAPGRFQDQIKCVNKDGSISFQDGSSIFANTIIYCTGYKYHFPFLDINGIVTVEDKCVGPLYKHIFAPALAPSLSFIGIVTKEPIFLMAELQSKWMARVLSGKILLPTEDMMMKSIEDIYHEMEENGLPKTCSLSLRPLQAEYKHWLATQIGLPPLGEWREKLLSEIFKKLGELPLTYRDQWDDTYWDSIIQF